The following are encoded in a window of Mycobacterium sp. ELW1 genomic DNA:
- a CDS encoding creatininase family protein: MSNRWEDLNSVQIAHRLSTDPDTVALIPVGATEQHGPHLPVGTDTIMATAVAQAAAGEHALVLPAIAFGASFFHGTAPPGTVAFDGDQTATAAVRVAEACVDSGVRRVLFVNGHVGNSAPLWLACDRFRRHHPDQRIGVMQWWDLTPDIARRATEDAVDWHANAAETSLMLAVRPELVDVDAMLDADDPDRTAGTVFRYPVQQVSTNGVTGYPSRASKSYGLQLWADVVAAARDVVTRAHSEVPPLG; encoded by the coding sequence ATGAGCAACCGCTGGGAAGACCTCAACTCGGTGCAGATCGCCCACCGGCTTTCCACCGACCCCGACACCGTTGCCCTGATCCCCGTCGGCGCCACCGAACAGCACGGGCCCCATCTGCCGGTGGGCACCGACACCATCATGGCCACCGCCGTCGCCCAGGCGGCCGCCGGTGAGCACGCTCTGGTGTTGCCTGCGATCGCGTTCGGCGCCAGCTTCTTTCACGGCACCGCGCCGCCGGGCACGGTGGCGTTCGACGGGGACCAGACCGCGACCGCAGCGGTCCGGGTCGCCGAGGCGTGTGTGGACTCCGGGGTGCGCCGCGTCCTGTTCGTCAACGGTCACGTCGGCAACAGCGCGCCATTGTGGTTGGCCTGCGACCGGTTTCGCAGACACCATCCCGACCAGCGCATCGGCGTCATGCAGTGGTGGGATCTGACACCCGACATCGCGCGGCGAGCCACCGAGGATGCGGTCGACTGGCACGCCAATGCCGCGGAAACCTCGCTGATGCTGGCGGTTCGGCCAGAACTCGTGGACGTCGACGCGATGCTCGACGCCGACGACCCGGACCGCACCGCGGGCACGGTGTTCCGTTATCCCGTCCAGCAGGTCTCCACCAACGGAGTGACGGGGTACCCGTCGCGGGCCTCGAAGAGCTACGGCCTCCAGTTGTGGGCGGACGTCGT
- a CDS encoding transglutaminase family protein, with the protein MWRMRVVHATGYAYKSPVTASYNEARLTPRSDSRQNVILNRVETIPATRNYRYVDYWGTAVTAFDLHAPHTELEVTASSVVETDKPEPPSEDVTWDELASAAVRDRFDEVLTPTHYAPASRRLERVGKRIIKENDPVHAVIAAAQWVHSELNYVPGTTGVHSSGIDALREGKGVCQDFAHLTLILLRGMGIPARYVSGYLHPNRDAVIGDTIDGQSHAWVQAWTGGWWNYDPTNDKEINEQYISVGVGRDYADVTPLKGIYSGEGSTDLDVVVEVTRLA; encoded by the coding sequence ATGTGGCGGATGCGGGTCGTACACGCGACGGGGTACGCCTACAAATCACCGGTCACCGCGTCGTACAACGAAGCTCGGCTGACGCCGCGCTCGGACTCCCGGCAGAACGTCATCCTCAACCGCGTGGAGACCATCCCGGCGACCCGAAATTACCGTTACGTCGACTATTGGGGCACGGCGGTAACGGCTTTCGACCTGCACGCGCCGCACACCGAGTTGGAGGTGACAGCGTCATCGGTGGTCGAGACCGACAAGCCGGAACCTCCGAGCGAGGACGTGACGTGGGATGAGCTGGCGTCCGCGGCGGTCCGGGACCGGTTCGACGAGGTGCTGACTCCGACGCACTACGCGCCGGCCAGCCGGCGACTCGAGCGGGTCGGCAAACGCATCATCAAGGAGAACGATCCGGTGCACGCCGTGATCGCCGCCGCTCAATGGGTGCACAGCGAACTGAACTACGTTCCCGGCACCACCGGTGTGCACTCGTCGGGTATCGACGCTCTCCGCGAAGGCAAGGGTGTGTGTCAGGACTTTGCCCATCTGACGCTGATCCTGTTGCGTGGCATGGGAATTCCGGCTCGGTACGTGTCGGGGTATCTGCACCCCAATCGCGATGCCGTGATCGGAGACACCATCGACGGGCAGAGCCACGCATGGGTCCAGGCCTGGACGGGTGGGTGGTGGAACTACGACCCGACCAACGACAAAGAGATCAACGAGCAGTACATCAGCGTCGGCGTCGGGCGGGACTACGCCGACGTGACGCCGCTGAAGGGCATCTACTCCGGCGAGGGCTCGACCGATCTCGATGTGGTCGTGGAGGTCACCAGACTGGCATGA
- a CDS encoding PepSY domain-containing protein, producing the protein MTTTETSTRRGDAAVLRRIWRLHFWVGLFAAPVLVVLACSGLVILYSQPLDALLNRHLLVVEQGPQTVPLDAQVATATQHAGAGSTLEAVTPPDGPNASTRVDFSAADAKGYPQAEANVIQVFVDPYTGAYLGQRDQLSGLVGWANQLHRMFGNDGPHIQLPSLGHLINPSAYPESTIPVGIGNLWMELTATWILVLLGSGIYLWWPRAAEAAKPLLRVRWRAGGRLRWRDVHALTGVVVAVILICYILSGMTWTRYWGENWRAVTATVTPSTEIDAPSTPAKLGDYDRLGRRIAWSATDDPIYASQSPAGATRMSYNDIDRIAKDEHMVPGYSIFPPTDTTQDGTTVYGSYTVVNRWPQRVSEQRTLYLNQFTGATITNATAAQDGALSRLTSFGIAMHMGNQMGWLTRISATVACLGVLLSAATGLLMWWKRRPAGRSGLPGPASESTRANTPKKAMIAVTAIAVVLGILFPVFGISLLVVLVAEAIISARRPPADHASLVTSTTTSRSVEPSPE; encoded by the coding sequence ATGACGACGACGGAGACTTCGACGCGCCGCGGTGATGCGGCTGTGCTGCGCCGGATCTGGCGGCTGCACTTCTGGGTTGGGCTGTTCGCCGCGCCGGTGCTGGTGGTGCTGGCCTGCAGCGGCCTGGTGATCCTCTACAGCCAACCGCTGGACGCCCTGCTCAACCGGCATCTGCTCGTCGTCGAGCAGGGACCGCAGACGGTTCCCCTCGACGCGCAGGTGGCGACCGCCACCCAGCACGCCGGCGCCGGAAGCACACTGGAGGCGGTCACGCCGCCGGACGGACCGAATGCCTCGACCCGGGTGGACTTCTCCGCTGCCGACGCCAAGGGCTACCCGCAGGCCGAAGCCAACGTCATCCAGGTGTTCGTCGATCCCTACACGGGCGCCTATCTGGGGCAGCGCGATCAACTGTCCGGATTGGTCGGCTGGGCCAATCAGCTGCATCGGATGTTCGGCAACGACGGCCCGCATATCCAGCTGCCCTCGTTGGGACACCTCATCAATCCGTCCGCGTATCCCGAGTCGACCATCCCGGTCGGGATCGGCAACCTGTGGATGGAGCTGACCGCGACCTGGATCCTGGTGCTGCTCGGCAGCGGCATCTATCTGTGGTGGCCGCGTGCCGCCGAAGCCGCCAAGCCGCTGCTGCGCGTGCGATGGCGTGCCGGCGGCCGGCTTCGGTGGCGCGATGTGCATGCGCTGACCGGCGTTGTCGTCGCGGTCATCCTGATCTGCTACATCCTGTCCGGGATGACCTGGACGCGGTACTGGGGTGAGAACTGGCGGGCGGTGACCGCGACGGTCACCCCGTCCACCGAAATCGATGCCCCCTCAACGCCTGCGAAGCTCGGCGACTACGACCGTCTGGGGCGCCGCATCGCCTGGTCCGCCACCGACGACCCGATCTACGCGTCGCAGTCTCCCGCGGGCGCGACCCGGATGTCCTACAACGACATTGACCGGATCGCGAAGGACGAGCACATGGTGCCGGGCTATTCGATCTTCCCGCCGACTGATACGACGCAGGACGGAACCACGGTCTACGGCAGCTACACGGTGGTCAACCGGTGGCCGCAACGAGTGTCCGAACAGCGGACGTTGTATCTGAACCAGTTCACCGGCGCCACCATCACCAACGCCACCGCCGCCCAGGACGGTGCCCTGTCCCGGTTGACGAGCTTCGGGATCGCCATGCACATGGGCAACCAAATGGGTTGGCTCACCCGCATTTCGGCCACCGTCGCCTGCCTCGGTGTTCTTCTCAGCGCGGCGACAGGATTGCTGATGTGGTGGAAACGCCGCCCCGCCGGCCGCAGCGGGCTACCCGGCCCGGCCAGCGAATCCACCCGGGCGAACACCCCGAAGAAGGCGATGATCGCCGTGACCGCGATCGCGGTCGTTCTCGGAATCTTGTTCCCGGTCTTCGGTATATCGCTGCTGGTGGTGCTGGTGGCCGAGGCGATCATCAGTGCTCGGCGGCCACCGGCCGATCATGCCAGTCTGGTGACCTCCACGACCACATCGAGATCGGTCGAGCCCTCGCCGGAGTAG
- a CDS encoding ribonuclease Z: MIDVTLLGTGSPMVDPNRAGPSTLVKAGDSLFLVDCGRGVLMRAAAAGVGAANITALLLTHLHSDHITDLSDVITTRWVTTFVPSPLPIIGPPGTKAVVDATLAALAPDISYRIGHHPDITEPPSIQVHEYASGQVWDDGGVRITAAPTDHRPVEPTLGFRVEHDGVSVVLAGDTVPCAGLDELAKGANALVHTVIRADLVEQMPVQRIRDILDYHSSVEQAAATAARAGVGTLVLTHYVPPLVPGQEDQWRAKAATEFSGPVEIGNDLHRVSVGN; this comes from the coding sequence ATGATCGACGTCACTCTGCTCGGCACCGGAAGCCCGATGGTCGACCCGAATCGCGCCGGGCCGTCAACCCTGGTCAAAGCCGGCGACTCGCTGTTCCTGGTGGACTGCGGGCGCGGGGTGCTGATGCGGGCCGCCGCGGCGGGCGTCGGCGCCGCCAACATCACCGCGCTGCTCCTCACCCATCTGCACAGCGACCACATCACCGACCTGTCCGATGTGATCACCACCCGCTGGGTCACCACGTTCGTGCCCAGCCCGCTGCCGATCATCGGGCCGCCCGGCACCAAGGCCGTCGTCGACGCGACGCTGGCGGCGTTGGCACCCGACATCTCCTACCGCATCGGCCACCACCCCGACATCACCGAACCGCCGTCGATTCAGGTGCACGAATACGCCTCCGGTCAGGTGTGGGACGACGGCGGCGTCCGGATCACCGCGGCGCCGACCGATCACCGTCCGGTCGAGCCGACGCTCGGTTTCCGCGTCGAACACGACGGGGTCTCGGTCGTGCTGGCCGGTGACACCGTGCCCTGCGCCGGGCTCGACGAACTCGCCAAGGGGGCGAACGCACTGGTGCACACGGTGATCCGCGCGGATCTCGTCGAGCAGATGCCTGTTCAGCGGATCCGGGACATCCTCGACTATCACTCCTCGGTCGAGCAGGCCGCCGCCACCGCGGCCCGCGCCGGGGTCGGCACCCTGGTGCTCACCCACTATGTACCGCCGCTGGTGCCCGGCCAGGAAGACCAGTGGCGCGCCAAGGCGGCGACCGAGTTCAGTGGCCCGGTGGAGATCGGCAACGACCTACATCGGGTGTCCGTCGGGAACTAG
- the glnT gene encoding type III glutamate--ammonia ligase → MTSTLNGQAHTDVREVAEKLTAAGVRYAAISFVDMHGKPKAKMVPLAHLEQAANGSEMFTGAALDGVPQDVNDDEVAPHPDLDAAIVMPFNREIAWFPGDLWVGDSPFVSCSRQILKRVTAEAATLGYTFNLGIETEFFLLSDRTGVPEPASPDDNLDKPCYDLRGMLHNFGVVDEIVAAMNELGWDVYSFDHEDGNGQFETDFTYTDAVSMADRFVFFRMMVGEIARKHGLFASWMPKPFADRTGSGAHYNMSLADADGTNLFESSDDPHGCGLSRLGYQFIAGVLRHAPAICAAIAPTVNSYKRLVKQGSMSGLTWAPIFACYGDNNRTNMLRIPRGGGRVECRAADSANNPYLGAALMLAAGLEGIREGLDPGAPNRDNLYRLSEADLIERGITWLPRSLGEAIDAIEADPLVRSVFGTAMYDSFVSEKKLEWDSYNAHVSSWESDRYLRFF, encoded by the coding sequence ATGACAAGCACGCTCAACGGGCAGGCGCACACCGACGTCCGCGAGGTCGCCGAGAAGCTGACCGCCGCGGGAGTCCGCTACGCGGCGATCAGCTTCGTCGACATGCACGGCAAGCCGAAGGCGAAGATGGTGCCGTTGGCCCACTTGGAGCAGGCCGCGAACGGGTCGGAGATGTTCACCGGGGCCGCCCTGGACGGTGTGCCGCAGGATGTCAACGACGACGAGGTCGCGCCGCACCCGGACCTCGACGCGGCGATCGTCATGCCGTTCAATCGCGAGATCGCATGGTTCCCCGGCGATCTGTGGGTCGGTGACAGCCCGTTCGTGTCGTGCAGCCGCCAGATCCTCAAGCGGGTCACCGCCGAGGCGGCGACCCTGGGCTACACCTTCAACCTCGGGATCGAGACGGAGTTCTTCCTGCTGTCCGATCGCACCGGGGTGCCGGAGCCCGCCAGCCCCGACGACAACCTCGACAAACCCTGCTACGACCTGCGCGGCATGCTGCACAACTTCGGAGTGGTCGACGAAATCGTGGCGGCGATGAACGAACTGGGCTGGGATGTCTACTCTTTCGACCACGAGGACGGCAACGGTCAGTTCGAGACCGACTTCACCTATACCGACGCGGTGTCGATGGCCGACCGGTTCGTCTTCTTCCGGATGATGGTCGGCGAGATCGCCCGCAAGCACGGCCTGTTCGCCTCGTGGATGCCGAAACCCTTCGCCGATCGAACGGGCAGCGGCGCGCACTACAACATGTCACTGGCCGACGCCGACGGGACCAACCTCTTCGAATCCAGTGACGATCCGCATGGCTGCGGGCTGTCCCGGCTCGGCTACCAGTTCATCGCCGGTGTGCTGCGCCACGCGCCGGCGATCTGCGCGGCCATCGCGCCGACGGTCAACAGTTACAAGCGACTGGTCAAGCAGGGCAGCATGTCCGGCCTGACGTGGGCCCCGATCTTCGCCTGCTACGGCGACAACAACCGCACCAACATGCTGCGGATCCCCCGGGGCGGCGGCCGCGTCGAATGCCGCGCCGCCGACAGCGCCAACAACCCTTATCTGGGCGCGGCCCTGATGCTGGCCGCCGGGCTGGAAGGTATCCGGGAGGGGCTCGACCCCGGTGCGCCCAACCGCGACAACCTCTACCGGCTCTCGGAAGCCGACCTGATCGAGCGCGGTATCACCTGGTTGCCCCGCTCACTCGGTGAGGCCATCGACGCGATCGAAGCAGACCCCTTGGTGCGCAGTGTGTTCGGCACGGCCATGTACGACTCGTTCGTCTCCGAGAAGAAGCTCGAGTGGGATTCCTACAACGCGCACGTCTCGTCGTGGGAGTCCGATCGCTACCTGCGGTTCTTCTGA